The segment TTACCTGTTGCAAACAAAACCCCAAGATTATATTGTGCTTCAGCATTGCCTTTTTCTGCATTTTTAAGAACTGTTTCATATATCTTGGTGTCATCAAGTGATGCTGGGTTTTCTGTAGATTCTATAGATTCCATAGATTCTATAGAATCTGCAGATTCGATAGACCCCATAGATTCCGTAGATTCTATAGAATCTGCAGATTCGGCAGACTCCATAGATTCTGTAAATTCTATAGATTGAGCTAAGATACTAGTTGAAATTCCTAAACTCAAAATCATACTGGCTAAAATTCTCATTTCTATTTGTCCTTAGCGCTTTTCAAAACCTTTGTAAAAAACTATACTCATATTCAGCATAAAAATATAACTTTCACTAGAAATGACCAAAAATATCTGGCTTTAGTTTCAATAACAACGATATTTATCAGTATATTTGGTTATAGCTCAAAACTTAAAACCGCTTATGTACACAAGCATTATGACTATTCAGTTCATCAATCCATAACGCCTTTTCTGCATTATTTTCATGCAAAGACTGCTGTTCTATGCCTTTTTGTGTTTGATATGCATTGCAATATGTTTTCTGAATATTTGTTTCTATTTTTGTCGATTCATATTTTTTGATTCTTCTATCTAATGTTAATACATCTTTTGCAGCAGTCTCCATACCAGATTTTAAATGTGTATTCACAAGTGTTTGCTCGCTATGCACTTGACCACTGGCCAACAGACAAGAATGTGCCATAAATATTTTTGCTAATTGAAGCGTATAATCGCTATTTATTGTTGGTACACCTTTACTTGGAAAACCATGTTTAATCGTTTTTTTTATCTGCTCACCCAAACGATATTTATGGTACAAGTTTGCATTTTCTATTTTTTTTCCTAAACAAACCATTTCCATGACAGTATTATGGTAATTAACATAAACATTATCTCTTTGGATAGACTGCTTATTGTATTCTTCAAATAAAGATATGAGTGCCTTTTCAAATTGTTCCCAATATTGAGTGAAGGTATAATTAATCACAGCTGTATCTCCTTGAAGATAATATATAGTCTTATGTTTTAAAATATTTTTTCTTTTTAAAAATCTATTTTGGATTGAAAATATATAGATTTTTTCTCTTAACTTGACACAAGGCTAGAATTGAAATTAAATTCAGTAACCTCATAAATATAAAATATGTCAAAGCTAAGAAAGTTGACATGATTAATAAGTGTAGTTCAATTACGCCACAACAATTATCAAGAGAACGTAGCATGCATAAAGAATTTTGGCACAATCGATGGCAAAAAAATGAAATTGGTTTTGATCAAGAACAACCTAACACTTTGCTACAAAACTACTTCCATCATTTAAAGCTCAAGCCTAATGCACGTATTTTTGTGCCTTTATGCGGAAAAAGTGTGGATATGGTCTGGCTTGCTGAGCAAGGCTATCAGGTCATTGGCGTAGAACTCAATCTTCAAGCTTGTGAACTTTTTTTCAAGCACTATCAAATCCCTTATCAAGAAACAAAAATCGAAGACTATACTATTTTTACTGCTAAAAATATCCGTCTGTTCGCAGGTGACTACTTTCAAGTCAGCAAAGAAATGATTGGATCTATTGACGCGATTTATGATCGTGCCGCATTGGTTGCCTTACCTGCTGAAATGCGTGATGGTTATGTAGAAAAGACCTTAAGTCTCATGCAAGCGCATACACAAATACTTTTAATTACGGCTGGTTACAATCAAGCGATCATGCAAGGCCCCCCATTCTCTATAGATGACGCAGAAGTACACAGACTCTTTGACGCACATCTAAACATCCAATCTCTGCATAACCAGCCTGCACATATACCTTCTCATCTACAAGCACGTGGATTAACAGAGGCTATAGAGATGGTTTATCAACTGTCAAATGATTAAAATTTACGTGTATACGCTATCTGAATTTATAATAAATATATACCCAGGCTTTCGCCCAACTTGCCTGATGAATGCCGGTATAGATAAGGGAAAATGACTGCGTATCTAATTTACGAGTCACCGTAATAATATGGCTTCCTACTTTTAATTTTTCAAATAATTCATGTAAAGCTTGCCATGTTGCATCCGTCAATGCAGCAGCATTTACATATACGATATCTGCATCAGAAAAATCATAATGCAAAAAGTTATCTTTTATAACGGTTACAGTAGAATTATTTTCCTTTATTTTAGAGAGCATAGGCAATATAACAGTTGATGCAATCTCTTGTAAGCTTGCAATTTTTTCAATACCAACTGCTTTTAAGTCCTTAAACAATAATACGGCCGCTAAAAGTAAACGAGCATCGCCACAACCCAAATCATAGATTTTACAGTTTATATTTTTAGGAATCAGTGCACACAGATATAAAAAATCTTTAACGGATAATTCCCCATAAATTAAATCTGGATTTGTAGGTTCATATTCAATACGGTATTGTTTAGAAATAGAGTAACTTGGAATATTTTTATAGGCTTTTCTAAGTGTTTCTTGAACACAAATAAATTTAAAAAATTTCAAGAACAAAATAATATAATATGCTTTAAATTTTTGTAACACTGAAATTGTCATTCAAGCTCAAACCCTTCAATGAGCGCGAAAACTACAAGCATCGTCTGCATCTAAGCATCTCTCACGTTCGTATTGGAAGGTTGTATGTGAAATATGAAAATCTGACAACAAGATCTCTCGAAGTTCTTCAAAAACGCTCTCATGATCATATTGTGAGTCAATCACAATGTGTGCCGTTAAGCTAATTTTATCACTGGTGATAGCCCAAACATGTAATTCATGAATATCTAAAATGCCTTTTACTTTATATGCTTTCTCTTTCAATTGATTCAAGTCAATACCATCAGGCACCCCTTCTAGTAAAACATTAATACTTTGTTTAAATAGAACCCAAGCACGTGGCAAAATCCATAATCCAATGAAAACTGCAATCACAGAATCAACCCAAGCCCAGCCTGTAGCATAAATAATTAAAGAAGCAATGATGACACTCACAGAGCTTATCATATCGCTCCATACTTCAAGATAAGCGCCCTTAATATTAAGGCTTTTATTTTTATCCGCTGCTAATAATCGCATCGATACAAAATTGACGATTAACCCAATACCTGCAATTACAAACATGCCAACTGAATGGATTTCTGGCGGAGAAAATGCTCTCTGAAATGCCTCGTATATAATATATATTGCGACAAAAAATAAAAGTATCGTATTAAAAGCAGCCGCTAAAATTTCAAAGCGATGATAGCCAAAGGTCCTCATCAGATCAGCTGGACGCTTACTTATTTTAATAGCAAAAAGAGCAATCGCAAGTGCAGTTACATCTGTAACCATATGAGCAGCATCAGAAATTAAAGCAAGACTGCCTGTGACAACACCACCGATAACCTCAACAAGCATGAAACTAAATGTTAAGATCAATGCCCATATCAACGGCTTCTCTTTGGTACTGCTTGAAATAGAGTGGTTATGGTTAGCTCCCATTGTCTTGCCTTCCTGTTTCCATACTGAAAATCTTAATTAAATAAATCATTCACCATATAATTATGGTGTCTGAACTTAAATATTGTACTCCCCTCATATATAATTGTGCAATTTTTCAGACTCATGACTACCGCTATGCTCTCTTAGCAAAAAATAAATATAACCTTAGAGTTATCATGCTGTATCACATTGAGACACATTCTATAGTCTACAAACTTAAAACCTTTACTTCATATTACAAACATGTAAATAATAGATCCTTGCTTAATCTTGCCATTATTTTGTCAAGCTTAAAACTCACTTTAAAAATAGGAATTATTGCATGCGGGTATTATGTATATGCTCAATATCATGGCTGTGTATATTTTCATTATGGGCCCAAGAACCACATTCTCCCCAATCACATACTTATGATGAATCTACTTATCAATCAAATGACATCATTACACTCAACCAAGCCATTCAAAAAACATTTATGTCTTCGCCCCGCTTACAATCTATTCAAGCACAAATAGAGGCAGCGCATGGTAATCAAAAACAAGCGAAATATCGGTTAAACCCTAGTTTTGAATTTGACGCAGAAAATTTTGCCGGCAACAATGAATATCATGGTACAGCCGCTTCCGAATTTACCTACGGTATTTCACAGACCATAGAAATAGGGGGCAAACGCACAGCCCGTCAAAAATCAGCTCAAGCCGCCATGCAAATAGCCAAATCAAAACTTCAAACTGAAAAAATCAATCTTGCACGTGACGTGCAAATCGCATACCTAAATGTTTTAGGTGCAGAGGAAGCATTAAAAATAACAACAGAACAAGAATCATTATCAAGAGAAATCTTAGCCAACGTCACTCAACGTGTTGCTGCTGCACGTGAACCAGAGATTCAATTGCATAAAGCTAAAGTAGCACTCTCAATGAGCATGATAAAACGTGAACAATCCGTTAGACAATTAAAAATAGCAAAAGAACACTTAGCTCGATTCTGGGATGCAACAAATCTTGAAGCATCATTGGATCATGCACATTTCTTCAATCTCAACGCACCTGAGAATTTAGAGCACTATTATCTGTGTCTAAAACAAGCGCCAGAACTCAGAGAATATGCTTTTCTAAAGGAAGAAAAAAAGTCAAATCTTGCACACGAAAAAGCCCAAGCCATACCAGATCCTACCTTTAATGCGGGTATACGCAATTTTCGTGAGAATAGAAATCATGCTTTTGTACTCAGCGTTTCTCTGCCTTTACCAATTTTTGATCGAAACCAAGGCAATATTTATCGCGTTGCAGCCGAAATAAATGAAGTTGATAGCAATCAAAAAAATACTGAACGCACCCTTAAAGAATATGTGAGTGAAAATTGGCATAATTGTCAGAGTGCTTATCAAGAAGCTTTACAACTAAAAACCCACATTTTGCCAACTGCTCAAAAAGCTTTTTCTTTGGCTTATGAAGGATATCAAAAAGGGAAATACTCTTATATTGAAGTATTAGACGCTCAGCGCACTCTTTCTGATGCAAACTCACAATATTATGAAGCATTGAAGCAATATCATAGTAGCCATGCAGAGCTAGAGCGTTTTAACAGAACACTTGAACAAATTGACATTTGAAATGCCTACATAACAACAGAAATGGGAAAAAAATGATCAGAAAAACCAAGTTCACTATAGCTTTCTTATCTATATTCACCAGCAGTCTAATATTGGGACTCAATACAATATTTAGTTCTGTTGCAATAGCCTCTGAACATAATCATGATTCTCAAGAACATGATTCAGAGGAAAATTCTGCAAGCTCACACATAACTGAAGAAGCCGCTCAACAGTCAAACATAAAAACAGAAATAGCAAAGAGTGGTATTATCAATCAATATACACCGCTGACGGGCAGAATAACGTTAAATCGTAATACAACTGCCCAAGTTCGCGCACGATTTCCAGGCATTGTAAAGCAAGTACATGTGAATTGGGGAGATTTTGTTAAGGTAGGACAACCACTTGCAAGTGTTGAAAGTAATGAAAGCTTAAAAAGCTACAATATCATTGCTCCTATCAATGGTATCGTATTAGCACGTAATACCAATTTAGGTGACGTTGCAAACAGCGATGCCTTGTTTACCATTGCGGATCTGTCTGAAGTTTGGGGTGAGTTTCATGTCTTTCCACGTGATTTAAATAAAATACAATCCGGCCAAGAAATAAAACTACAAACTATAGAAAATACAGTTAAATCAAATGCACATATTTCTATGCTACTCCCGACAGCAGATCCACTAAGCCAAACTGTTATCGCTATTGTTCCTCTTTCAAATCAAGATGGAAGATGGCGACCTGGTATGATTATTGAGGGTGAAGCTCTGGTTCACAAAAAAGAAGTGCCACTCGTGGTACGTACCTCAGCAATACAACGCTTTAAAGGTTCTAACGCCGTTTTTGCTAAGGTAGGAAGCACCTATGAAGTACATATGTTAGAGATAGGTGACAGTGATGGGATATGGACAGAAGTAAAAAGTGGTTTAAAACCAGGAACTGAATACGTCACTGAAAATAGCTTCATTATAAAAGCAGACATTGAAAAATCTGGTGCTTCTCACGCTCATTAATGGAATAAATTATGTTAGAAAAAATTATAAATTTTTCTATTCTGCATCGATGGATAGTCTTAATCATTGTTTTAGGATGTATGTTAATCGGTATTTATAATTTTAATAAATTACCTATTGATGCTGTACCTGACATCACCAATGTACAAGTTCAAATAAATACAGAAGCAGATGGTTATTCACCACTTGAAGTAGAACAACGCATTACTATCCCTATTGAAGCGGTCTTAGCAGGCCTACCCAAATTAGATTATACACGCTCTTTATCACGCTATGGCCTCTCACAAGTCACTGTTATTTTCGAAGAAGGCACTGATATTTATTTTGCGCGCCAACTCATTACTGAGCGATTACAACAGCTTAAAAATGATTTCTCAAAAGACATGCAACCTCAAATGGGACCTATTGCCACTGGCTTGGGTGAAATTTTTATGTATGTCATTGAGGCAGATCCCACTGCACTTAAAGAAGATGGAACACATTACAATCCAATGGATCTCCTTACCTTACAAAAATGGATCATTTTGCCACAATTAAAAAATCTAAAAGGCGTAATAGAAATTAATTCTATTGGTGGCTATGAAAAACAATTTCATGTAATGCCTTATCCACAAAAGCTTCTTGCCTATGATTTAACATTGAACGATCTCATTCAAGCATTGGAAAAAAACAATGCCAATATTGGCGCAGGCTATATTGAAAAAAATGGTGAACAATATTTGATCCGTGTTCCAGGACAAATCAAAAATATAGAAGACATACGTCGTGTCATCGTAACCAAAAAAGATGAACTTACCATTCGTGTAGAAGATATTGCAGATGTAGCGCTTGGTTCTCCACTGAGAACAGGCGCAGCAACACAAAATGGTAATGAAGTGGTTCTCAGTACTGTAATGATGCTGATTGGAGAAAATAGTAGAGAAGTCTCACAACGTGTTGCTAAAAAACTTGAAGATGTTAACCGTAGTTTACCCAAAGGTGTAACTGCCAAACCCGTTTATGATCGCACCATTCTTGTTGACAAAACCATCACCACTGTTTCAAAAAATCTTTTAGAAGGTGCGATTTTAGTCATTGTTCTTTTATTTCTGTTATTAGGCAATATACGTGCAGCACTCATCACTGCATCGGTTATCCCCATATCAATGCTTATGACTATCACCGGAATGCATGAAAATAAAGTATCTGGGAATTTAATGAGCTTAGGCGCTCTAGATTTTGGGTTAATCGTTGATGGCGCTGTCATTATCATTGAAAATTGTATCCGACGTTTTGCTATGGCGCAGCACGAATTAGGACGCCTGCTGACACAAGATGAACGCTTTACACTCACAGCAAAAGCAACAACAGAAGTCATTACGCCTAGCTTATTTGGTGTCATCATTATTACCGTTGTGTACTTACCCATATTCTCATTAACAGGCGTTGAAGGCAAAATGTTCCACCCCATGGCCTTTACTGTGGTGGTTGCTTTAATTTCTGCCCTTATACTCTCCATTACTTTTGTACCCGCAGCTGTTGCACTCTTTGTTACAGGAAAAGTGAATGAAAAAGAAAGTATTCTCATTAAAATAACGAAAACAGCCTATACGCCTGTTTTAAAATGGAGTCTTACTCATTCTTGGAAGATAATATGCAGCGCATCAATATTGCTTGTCTTAAGCTTATTTCTAGCAATGCGCATGGGCGTAGAATTTATTCCTAGTTTAGATGAAGGCGATATTGCACTCCATGCGATGCGTATTCCTGGTACCAGCTTAACACAAGCCATTGCCATGCAAGCCATACTAGAAAAAAGAATCAACGAGTTCCCTGAAGTTAAAGAGGTTTTTGGAAAAATCGGTACAGCAGAGGTAGCAACAGATCCAATGCCTCCCAGCGTAGCAGATACCTTTGTCATGTTAAAGCCTCGCAGTGAATGGCCAGATCCTAAAAAATCCAAACAACAACTTGTTGCAGAAATGGAAAAAGCAGTAAAAGAGATCCCTGGTAATAATTATGAATTCACACAACCTATTCAAATGCGTTTCAATGAACTTATCTCTGGAGTACGCAGTGATTTGGCCGTTAAGGTATTTGGAGATAATCTAGATACATTGCTTCAATCAGCGGAAGCGCTTGAGAAAGTTATAAAAAATATCCCTGGCGCAGCAGACACAAAAATTGAACAAGCCACAGGTCTTCCTGTACTATCCATCTTACCTGACAGGGCAGCTTTAGACAGATATGGTCTTAATATGTCAGATATTCAAGAGGTCGTTGAAGTCGCGATAGGTGGAAAAAAAGCAGGCTTACTTTTCGAGGGTGACCGTCGTTTTGATATTGTTGTGCGTATGGCAGACGATTTACGTACAGATATAAAGATCTTTGAATATTTACCTATTCCATTGCCACAAGCTGAAGAAAACCAAAATAATCTAGGAAATCGTCCTGATTATGTACCCCTTAAAGAAGTGGCTATGCTAGAAATCACT is part of the Candidatus Berkiella cookevillensis genome and harbors:
- the tmpT gene encoding thiopurine S-methyltransferase; this translates as MINKCSSITPQQLSRERSMHKEFWHNRWQKNEIGFDQEQPNTLLQNYFHHLKLKPNARIFVPLCGKSVDMVWLAEQGYQVIGVELNLQACELFFKHYQIPYQETKIEDYTIFTAKNIRLFAGDYFQVSKEMIGSIDAIYDRAALVALPAEMRDGYVEKTLSLMQAHTQILLITAGYNQAIMQGPPFSIDDAEVHRLFDAHLNIQSLHNQPAHIPSHLQARGLTEAIEMVYQLSND
- a CDS encoding cation diffusion facilitator family transporter; its protein translation is MGANHNHSISSSTKEKPLIWALILTFSFMLVEVIGGVVTGSLALISDAAHMVTDVTALAIALFAIKISKRPADLMRTFGYHRFEILAAAFNTILLFFVAIYIIYEAFQRAFSPPEIHSVGMFVIAGIGLIVNFVSMRLLAADKNKSLNIKGAYLEVWSDMISSVSVIIASLIIYATGWAWVDSVIAVFIGLWILPRAWVLFKQSINVLLEGVPDGIDLNQLKEKAYKVKGILDIHELHVWAITSDKISLTAHIVIDSQYDHESVFEELREILLSDFHISHTTFQYERERCLDADDACSFRAH
- a CDS encoding TolC family protein produces the protein MRVLCICSISWLCIFSLWAQEPHSPQSHTYDESTYQSNDIITLNQAIQKTFMSSPRLQSIQAQIEAAHGNQKQAKYRLNPSFEFDAENFAGNNEYHGTAASEFTYGISQTIEIGGKRTARQKSAQAAMQIAKSKLQTEKINLARDVQIAYLNVLGAEEALKITTEQESLSREILANVTQRVAAAREPEIQLHKAKVALSMSMIKREQSVRQLKIAKEHLARFWDATNLEASLDHAHFFNLNAPENLEHYYLCLKQAPELREYAFLKEEKKSNLAHEKAQAIPDPTFNAGIRNFRENRNHAFVLSVSLPLPIFDRNQGNIYRVAAEINEVDSNQKNTERTLKEYVSENWHNCQSAYQEALQLKTHILPTAQKAFSLAYEGYQKGKYSYIEVLDAQRTLSDANSQYYEALKQYHSSHAELERFNRTLEQIDI
- a CDS encoding efflux RND transporter periplasmic adaptor subunit, coding for MIRKTKFTIAFLSIFTSSLILGLNTIFSSVAIASEHNHDSQEHDSEENSASSHITEEAAQQSNIKTEIAKSGIINQYTPLTGRITLNRNTTAQVRARFPGIVKQVHVNWGDFVKVGQPLASVESNESLKSYNIIAPINGIVLARNTNLGDVANSDALFTIADLSEVWGEFHVFPRDLNKIQSGQEIKLQTIENTVKSNAHISMLLPTADPLSQTVIAIVPLSNQDGRWRPGMIIEGEALVHKKEVPLVVRTSAIQRFKGSNAVFAKVGSTYEVHMLEIGDSDGIWTEVKSGLKPGTEYVTENSFIIKADIEKSGASHAH
- a CDS encoding efflux RND transporter permease subunit, producing the protein MLEKIINFSILHRWIVLIIVLGCMLIGIYNFNKLPIDAVPDITNVQVQINTEADGYSPLEVEQRITIPIEAVLAGLPKLDYTRSLSRYGLSQVTVIFEEGTDIYFARQLITERLQQLKNDFSKDMQPQMGPIATGLGEIFMYVIEADPTALKEDGTHYNPMDLLTLQKWIILPQLKNLKGVIEINSIGGYEKQFHVMPYPQKLLAYDLTLNDLIQALEKNNANIGAGYIEKNGEQYLIRVPGQIKNIEDIRRVIVTKKDELTIRVEDIADVALGSPLRTGAATQNGNEVVLSTVMMLIGENSREVSQRVAKKLEDVNRSLPKGVTAKPVYDRTILVDKTITTVSKNLLEGAILVIVLLFLLLGNIRAALITASVIPISMLMTITGMHENKVSGNLMSLGALDFGLIVDGAVIIIENCIRRFAMAQHELGRLLTQDERFTLTAKATTEVITPSLFGVIIITVVYLPIFSLTGVEGKMFHPMAFTVVVALISALILSITFVPAAVALFVTGKVNEKESILIKITKTAYTPVLKWSLTHSWKIICSASILLVLSLFLAMRMGVEFIPSLDEGDIALHAMRIPGTSLTQAIAMQAILEKRINEFPEVKEVFGKIGTAEVATDPMPPSVADTFVMLKPRSEWPDPKKSKQQLVAEMEKAVKEIPGNNYEFTQPIQMRFNELISGVRSDLAVKVFGDNLDTLLQSAEALEKVIKNIPGAADTKIEQATGLPVLSILPDRAALDRYGLNMSDIQEVVEVAIGGKKAGLLFEGDRRFDIVVRMADDLRTDIKIFEYLPIPLPQAEENQNNLGNRPDYVPLKEVAMLEITYGPNQISRENGKRRVVITTNVRGRDLGGFVTEVQEAVREKITLPVGYWLDFGGTFEQLISARARLTIVVPVAMLLIFGLLFMAFGSGRAALLVFSGVPLALTGGIIALWLRDIPLSISAGVGFIALSGVAVLNGVVMVAFIRNLIEEGKALEDAIFEGSLTRFRPVLMTALVASLGFVPMAFNIGAGSEVQRPLATVVIGGIISSTLLTLVVLPALYRLSHARKKEKYKQTSSI